One Erythrobacter aureus DNA segment encodes these proteins:
- the recG gene encoding ATP-dependent DNA helicase RecG encodes MRPDILNPLFAETETLEGVGPKMKKPLDRLGLTRVRDLDYHLPERFVTRRAVEDVDEAGEGEQIVVRLTVTEHRGGRSPRAPYRVLAQDSVGNVLALTYFGRASYTAKKQLPVGETRWVAGKLERFGDMLQIVHPDHVVEEGGETLQRLCEPVYRLSEGLTQPKIAGLVEQALARTPELPEWIEPSQLDKEGWPTWRDALVLTHKGENTSARDRLAYDELLANSLALMLVRADNRKRKGQPLRGDGSYRGRLELPFPLTGAQRRSIAEIEGDMAQEAPMLRLLQGDVGAGKTVVALEAMLIAVEAGAQAAMLAPTEILARQHFDSVRRMAEPTGARVALLTGRDKGKAREATLMGLLDGSIDIVVGTHAIFQDKVAYKNLAMVVIDEQHRFGVGQRLMLASKGKRAPHVLAMTATPIPRTLTLAQYGELDVSKLDELPPGRQSIDTVVMGQAKIGALVERLAAQISEGRQAYWVCPMVREMDGPDDIAAAEARYAALRERFGEDVVMVHGQLAPEIKDAAMERFARGEAKLLVATTVIEVGVDVPNATLMVIEQAERFGLAQLHQLRGRVGRGSEKSFCVLLHGETLSETAQKRLALMRESQDGFYLAEEDLRLRGGGELLGTRQSGDTPFSVASLEQITDLLPKAYDDARLLMERDGGLEGKRGEAARVLLYLFERDFGVKTLRGG; translated from the coding sequence ATGCGCCCCGATATTCTCAATCCGCTGTTTGCCGAGACGGAAACGCTCGAGGGCGTTGGGCCGAAAATGAAAAAACCGCTCGACCGGCTCGGCCTGACGCGGGTGCGCGATCTCGACTATCACCTTCCCGAACGTTTCGTCACGCGCCGGGCGGTAGAGGATGTCGACGAGGCGGGCGAGGGCGAGCAGATCGTGGTCAGGCTGACCGTCACGGAGCATCGCGGCGGTCGGTCCCCACGCGCGCCCTATCGCGTGCTGGCACAGGACAGCGTGGGCAATGTCCTCGCGCTGACTTATTTCGGCCGTGCTTCCTATACGGCAAAGAAACAGTTGCCGGTGGGCGAAACGCGCTGGGTGGCGGGCAAGCTGGAAAGGTTCGGCGACATGCTCCAGATCGTCCATCCCGACCATGTGGTCGAGGAAGGCGGCGAGACACTCCAGCGGCTGTGTGAGCCTGTCTACCGCCTGTCCGAGGGACTGACCCAGCCCAAAATCGCAGGGCTGGTGGAACAGGCGCTGGCGCGTACGCCCGAACTGCCCGAATGGATCGAGCCCTCGCAGCTCGACAAGGAGGGATGGCCCACCTGGCGCGATGCGCTCGTGCTGACGCATAAGGGGGAAAATACATCCGCGCGCGACCGGCTGGCTTATGACGAATTGCTCGCCAACAGCCTGGCGCTGATGCTGGTGCGGGCAGACAATCGCAAGCGCAAGGGGCAGCCCTTGCGGGGCGATGGCAGCTATCGCGGCAGGCTCGAGCTGCCATTTCCGCTGACCGGCGCGCAAAGGCGTTCGATCGCCGAGATCGAGGGCGACATGGCGCAGGAAGCCCCGATGCTGCGGCTGCTGCAAGGCGATGTCGGCGCCGGCAAAACGGTGGTCGCGCTCGAAGCCATGCTGATCGCTGTCGAGGCCGGGGCGCAGGCGGCCATGTTGGCGCCGACCGAAATTCTGGCACGCCAGCACTTCGACAGCGTGCGCCGAATGGCCGAACCCACCGGCGCACGGGTCGCGCTGCTGACTGGCCGGGACAAGGGCAAAGCGCGCGAGGCCACGCTGATGGGCCTGCTCGATGGCAGTATCGACATCGTCGTCGGCACACATGCGATTTTTCAGGACAAGGTCGCTTACAAGAACCTTGCCATGGTGGTGATCGACGAACAGCACCGTTTTGGTGTCGGCCAGCGGCTGATGTTGGCGAGCAAGGGCAAGCGCGCGCCGCATGTGCTTGCAATGACCGCGACGCCGATCCCGCGCACTCTCACGTTGGCGCAATATGGCGAATTGGACGTGAGCAAGCTCGACGAATTGCCTCCCGGCAGGCAGTCGATAGACACGGTGGTGATGGGCCAGGCCAAGATCGGCGCTTTGGTCGAGCGACTGGCCGCCCAAATCTCGGAGGGCCGTCAGGCCTATTGGGTCTGCCCGATGGTGCGGGAAATGGACGGGCCGGACGATATCGCCGCCGCCGAAGCGCGCTATGCAGCGCTGAGGGAGCGGTTCGGCGAGGATGTGGTCATGGTTCATGGCCAGCTAGCACCCGAAATCAAGGATGCGGCGATGGAGCGCTTTGCCCGCGGCGAGGCGAAGCTTCTGGTGGCGACCACGGTGATCGAAGTCGGGGTCGACGTACCCAATGCGACGCTGATGGTAATCGAACAGGCCGAGCGTTTCGGTCTGGCGCAATTGCACCAGCTACGCGGCCGTGTGGGGCGGGGGAGCGAGAAGAGCTTTTGCGTCCTTCTGCACGGCGAAACCTTGTCGGAAACCGCGCAGAAGCGCCTGGCCCTGATGCGCGAAAGCCAGGATGGCTTCTATCTGGCCGAAGAGGATTTGCGCCTGCGCGGTGGAGGTGAGTTGCTCGGGACGCGGCAGTCCGGTGACACGCCGTTCAGCGTCGCGAGCCTGGAGCAGATCACCGATTTGCTGCCGAAGGCCTATGACGATGCGCGCCTGCTGATGGAACGCGATGGCGGGCTGGAAGGCAAGCGAGGCGAGGCGGCGCGGGTGCTGCTCTATCTGTTCGAGCGGGATTTCGGGGTGAAAACGCTGCGGGGGGGCTAG
- the mfd gene encoding transcription-repair coupling factor, which yields MPDLSRILKADTPLTLAQVARGAQPLVMADLARASSGRAVFIAPDDAAMRGIVDAAAFFAPELEVIEFPAWDSLPYDRASPALAISARRLAALFRLQAGKAKAQLVVTTANAVLQRALTPFRIRESVREFKPGIEIGRESLSLLLQKQGYSRTDTVIDKGEYAVRGSIVDIFPSGMDEALRLDFFGDELESLRTFDPNTQMSTGRLDSHLLLPASEALLDEDSIKRFRGRYREMFGAHATQDPLYEAVSEGRRLAGMEHWLPLFEEKLTTLFDHLGKDDLVVIDQASLAAADERVRDVADYYEQRTAITGQTKGNYRPLEPDALYLTGGEFKQALASTPAHRATPFDEPESDSVVSFGFRSGRDFAPERARGDNVYPVLAEHLKTLSKTGKRPLLAAYSMGSRSRIASILEEAGTPVQLADTWQEALGLSAKGKPAAMVLPIEASFANDEMELLTEQDILGDRLVRRKKKRKDADAFLAELQALSVGDLIVHTEHGIGKYLGLEPIPVGKSKHDCVQLEYKGGDKLFIPVENIDVLSRYGSSEEAVMLDRLGGEAWQKRRARLKERIREIAGELMQVAAQRALKKAPVLEVEDGAYNQFLDRFPWEETDDQERAIEDVLRDLESGKPMDRLVCGDVGFGKTEVALRAAFVAAMNGQQVAVVAPTTLLARQHYENFANRFRGFPLKVGRLSRLVPAKEMKETREGLADGQVDIVIGTHAILSKQTKFKNLGLVIVDEEQRFGVTHKEKLKQLRADVHMLTLTATPIPRTLQMAMTGLRELSTIQTPPVDRLAVRTYVMEWDDMVMREALLREHHRGGQSFIVVPRISDMEAIADWLHEHVPEVKFVSAHGQMSAGEIEERMSAFYEGKYEVLLATTIVESGLDLPSANTIIIHRADIFGLAQLYQLRGRVGRAKLRAYAYLTYASDTQLSEVAEKRLKVLGDLDSLGAGFQLASHDLDIRGAGNLLGDEQSGHIREVGFELYQSMLEDAILAAKAGELGLEAKPEKISPQITVDAPIMIPEDYVPDLAVRMALYRRLNDAGDKAEIEVLAAEMIDRFGDLPPATANLVKLIEIKHQAIEANIAKIDVGAQGTLVTFHNDDFPDGPGLIAYVDRLQGTAKLRPDMKLVISRAWNSPESRLNGLFQLTKGLSGIARKARKRDRKAV from the coding sequence ATGCCCGACCTTTCCCGTATCCTGAAAGCCGATACGCCCCTCACTCTGGCGCAGGTCGCGCGCGGCGCACAGCCGCTCGTGATGGCCGACCTTGCCCGAGCCAGTTCAGGTCGCGCGGTGTTCATCGCGCCCGACGATGCGGCGATGCGCGGGATCGTCGATGCAGCGGCCTTTTTCGCTCCCGAACTGGAAGTGATCGAATTCCCCGCATGGGATTCGCTACCCTATGACCGCGCCAGCCCCGCCCTCGCCATCAGCGCGCGACGGCTGGCTGCGCTATTCCGGCTTCAGGCTGGCAAGGCCAAGGCACAGCTCGTTGTCACTACGGCCAACGCCGTACTCCAGCGCGCGCTCACACCGTTTCGCATTCGCGAGAGCGTGCGCGAGTTCAAGCCGGGCATCGAGATCGGGCGCGAAAGCCTATCGCTGCTGCTGCAGAAACAGGGCTACAGCCGGACCGACACGGTGATCGACAAGGGCGAATATGCCGTACGCGGTTCGATCGTCGACATTTTTCCGAGCGGCATGGACGAGGCGCTGCGGCTCGATTTCTTCGGCGACGAGCTGGAATCCCTGCGCACCTTCGATCCCAATACGCAGATGAGCACCGGGCGGCTCGACTCGCATCTGCTCCTGCCCGCCAGCGAGGCGTTGCTGGACGAGGACAGCATCAAGCGCTTCCGTGGCCGCTATCGTGAGATGTTCGGGGCGCATGCAACGCAGGACCCGCTTTACGAAGCGGTCAGCGAAGGTCGCCGCCTTGCCGGGATGGAGCACTGGCTGCCCCTGTTCGAGGAGAAGTTGACGACGCTTTTCGATCACTTGGGCAAGGACGACCTCGTCGTGATCGACCAGGCGTCGTTGGCGGCCGCCGACGAGCGTGTAAGAGACGTGGCCGACTATTACGAGCAGCGCACGGCCATCACCGGGCAGACCAAGGGCAATTACCGCCCTCTCGAACCCGATGCGCTCTACCTGACGGGCGGGGAGTTCAAGCAGGCTCTCGCCAGCACGCCTGCCCACCGCGCCACGCCCTTCGATGAACCCGAAAGCGATAGCGTCGTGTCCTTCGGCTTCCGCTCGGGCCGCGATTTCGCGCCCGAACGCGCGCGCGGCGACAATGTCTATCCGGTGCTGGCCGAGCATCTGAAGACGCTTTCGAAAACGGGCAAACGGCCATTGCTGGCGGCCTATTCGATGGGCAGCCGCTCGCGCATCGCCTCGATTCTCGAGGAAGCGGGTACGCCGGTGCAGCTCGCCGACACCTGGCAGGAGGCGCTGGGCCTGTCGGCCAAGGGCAAACCGGCCGCGATGGTGCTGCCGATCGAGGCCAGCTTCGCGAACGACGAGATGGAGCTGCTGACAGAGCAGGACATTCTCGGCGACCGGCTCGTCCGCCGCAAAAAGAAACGCAAGGATGCAGACGCCTTCCTTGCCGAATTGCAGGCCCTCAGCGTCGGCGATCTCATCGTCCATACCGAACACGGGATCGGCAAGTATCTCGGCCTCGAACCGATCCCGGTGGGCAAGTCGAAGCACGATTGCGTCCAGCTCGAATACAAGGGCGGCGACAAGCTGTTCATTCCGGTCGAAAACATCGACGTTCTCAGCCGCTATGGTTCATCCGAAGAAGCAGTCATGCTCGACCGGCTGGGCGGCGAGGCCTGGCAGAAGCGCCGCGCACGCCTGAAAGAGCGCATCCGCGAAATCGCGGGCGAGCTGATGCAGGTCGCAGCCCAGCGCGCGCTCAAGAAAGCACCGGTGCTGGAAGTGGAGGATGGGGCGTACAACCAGTTCCTCGACCGTTTCCCGTGGGAGGAAACCGACGATCAGGAACGCGCGATCGAGGACGTGCTGCGCGACCTCGAAAGCGGCAAGCCGATGGATCGCCTCGTCTGCGGCGATGTTGGCTTCGGCAAGACCGAAGTCGCGCTACGCGCCGCTTTCGTCGCGGCGATGAACGGACAGCAGGTCGCGGTGGTCGCCCCCACCACTCTTCTCGCGCGCCAGCATTACGAGAATTTTGCGAATCGTTTCCGTGGCTTTCCGCTCAAAGTTGGCAGGTTGTCTAGGCTCGTCCCGGCCAAGGAAATGAAGGAAACGCGCGAAGGTCTTGCCGATGGCCAGGTCGACATCGTGATCGGCACGCACGCTATCCTTTCGAAGCAAACCAAGTTCAAGAATCTCGGCCTGGTGATAGTCGACGAGGAACAGCGCTTCGGGGTCACACATAAGGAAAAGTTGAAACAGCTCCGCGCGGACGTGCACATGCTCACGCTTACCGCCACGCCGATCCCGCGCACGCTGCAAATGGCGATGACCGGTCTGCGCGAACTGTCCACCATCCAGACCCCGCCGGTCGATCGCCTGGCGGTGCGTACCTATGTCATGGAGTGGGACGACATGGTCATGCGGGAGGCATTGCTGCGCGAACACCATCGCGGCGGACAGAGCTTCATCGTCGTGCCGCGCATCTCCGACATGGAAGCCATCGCCGACTGGCTGCATGAACATGTGCCCGAGGTAAAATTCGTCTCCGCTCACGGCCAGATGAGCGCGGGCGAGATCGAAGAGCGGATGAGCGCCTTCTACGAGGGCAAATACGAAGTTCTCCTCGCCACCACCATCGTTGAGAGCGGGCTCGACCTGCCGAGCGCCAATACGATCATCATTCACCGCGCCGACATTTTCGGCCTCGCCCAGCTCTACCAATTGCGCGGGCGCGTCGGTCGCGCGAAACTGCGCGCCTATGCCTACCTGACCTACGCCTCCGATACGCAGTTGTCCGAAGTGGCGGAGAAGCGCCTGAAGGTGCTGGGCGATCTCGACAGCCTCGGCGCGGGCTTCCAGCTCGCTAGCCACGATCTCGACATTCGCGGGGCCGGCAATCTGCTCGGCGACGAACAATCGGGCCATATCCGCGAGGTCGGGTTTGAACTCTACCAGTCCATGCTCGAGGATGCGATCCTTGCCGCGAAGGCCGGTGAGCTGGGTTTGGAAGCCAAGCCCGAGAAAATCAGTCCGCAGATCACGGTCGATGCCCCGATCATGATCCCCGAGGATTACGTGCCCGACCTGGCAGTACGCATGGCCCTGTACCGCCGCCTCAACGATGCCGGAGACAAGGCCGAGATCGAGGTGCTCGCCGCCGAAATGATCGACCGTTTCGGCGACTTGCCGCCCGCGACGGCAAATTTGGTCAAGCTGATCGAAATCAAGCACCAGGCGATCGAAGCCAATATCGCCAAAATCGATGTCGGCGCGCAGGGCACGCTGGTTACGTTTCACAATGACGACTTCCCCGATGGGCCGGGCTTGATCGCCTATGTCGACCGGCTTCAGGGCACCGCCAAGCTGCGCCCCGACATGAAGCTAGTCATCAGCCGCGCGTGGAATTCGCCCGAAAGCAGGCTCAATGGTCTGTTCCAGCTCACCAAGGGACTATCGGGTATCGCAAGGAAAGCGAGAAAGCGCGACAGGAAAGCAGTTTAA
- a CDS encoding bifunctional diguanylate cyclase/phosphodiesterase has translation MASLSQEMIYETRDTLTGLADQAQARETIAQWQRDWPHKSIACPMQAMMITLGRIDTVNVAFGETAGDGALVEIAQRIKHFAGDELESSSAWFAARLSGGNFLLVARQECSRERWQWLAEALADAIAMPIANPEGGASLRLWPRLALMRVTENDDPDSVLDRLSEVAARMRVSNRRRIDWSTGQVARAGRSNQQLEADLLEAIDRNEIEILFQPQYALADDRMVGAEALARWDHPVIGRIGAGTLFQIAERADHVAHLSRHIARRALEKAREWPDGLRLSLNITPADLAADNFALDFAGMAEEIGFPLERITLEIIEQVLLADLDRVSRVLDQLKLFGIRIALDDFGAGFCNFRYLKVLPIDCIKLDRSMLDGVLDDERDLAVFRAILAMAVALDLKVLVEGVENEAQRDLARNEGCESYQGFLRAQPMSADEFLEIVES, from the coding sequence ATGGCGAGCTTGTCCCAAGAAATGATCTACGAAACCCGCGATACGCTCACCGGCCTGGCGGATCAGGCGCAAGCGCGCGAAACCATCGCGCAATGGCAGCGTGACTGGCCGCACAAATCGATCGCCTGCCCGATGCAGGCGATGATGATCACGCTTGGCCGGATCGACACGGTGAACGTCGCGTTCGGCGAGACTGCCGGTGATGGCGCGCTGGTCGAGATCGCGCAGCGCATCAAGCATTTCGCGGGAGACGAGCTGGAGAGCTCGAGCGCATGGTTCGCGGCGCGGCTGAGCGGCGGGAATTTCCTGCTGGTCGCGCGGCAGGAATGCAGCCGCGAACGCTGGCAGTGGCTGGCCGAAGCGCTGGCCGACGCGATCGCGATGCCGATCGCCAATCCGGAAGGCGGGGCAAGCTTGCGCCTGTGGCCGCGACTGGCCTTGATGCGCGTGACCGAAAACGACGATCCCGACAGCGTGCTCGACCGCTTGTCCGAAGTGGCCGCGCGCATGCGCGTAAGCAATCGGCGACGGATCGACTGGTCGACCGGGCAAGTGGCCCGCGCCGGGCGGTCCAACCAGCAGCTCGAGGCCGACCTTCTCGAAGCGATCGACCGCAACGAGATCGAGATCCTGTTCCAGCCGCAATATGCACTCGCAGACGATCGGATGGTTGGTGCCGAAGCATTGGCCAGGTGGGATCATCCGGTCATCGGCCGGATCGGTGCCGGAACCTTGTTCCAGATCGCCGAACGCGCCGACCACGTAGCGCATCTGTCGCGGCACATCGCCAGGCGCGCGCTGGAGAAGGCTCGCGAGTGGCCGGACGGCTTGCGGCTCTCACTCAACATCACGCCCGCAGATCTTGCAGCGGACAATTTCGCGCTCGATTTCGCCGGAATGGCGGAAGAGATCGGTTTTCCGCTCGAACGAATCACGCTGGAGATCATCGAGCAGGTTCTGCTTGCCGATCTCGACCGTGTCAGCCGCGTGCTCGACCAGCTTAAACTGTTCGGCATCCGGATCGCGCTCGACGATTTCGGCGCGGGGTTCTGCAACTTCCGCTATCTCAAGGTCCTGCCGATCGACTGCATCAAGCTGGATCGCTCGATGCTCGACGGTGTGCTCGACGACGAGCGCGACCTTGCCGTGTTTCGCGCCATACTGGCAATGGCCGTGGCGCTCGATCTGAAAGTCCTGGTCGAGGGAGTCGAGAACGAGGCGCAGCGCGATTTGGCGCGCAACGAAGGGTGTGAATCCTATCAAGGGTTTCTGCGCGCCCAGCCGATGAGCGCTGATGAATTTCTCGAAATCGTAGAGAGTTAA
- a CDS encoding sensor domain-containing diguanylate cyclase yields MWIVKQIVSRTPKSGWRGFFLIGCVVLLALLLAGTSWSAWRSSIERAAADERQYNTIEVLLATGRLRAAALQQIRGGRGYLLTGTPLFLEPHALGRQEAETAQVQLAELVGSDSEQQARVEALAIHLAHLDAVSGSMIDSMGKGESGNALATMRSGSDRDAIEAILRTLDAIEGAERAALDTQTAIARQSAIANERYQYLLAIAGLGLLVLSILATIYVRRALDAEYAARKQLKHFASTDPLTSLPNRRAFMEAASQHIRQSLGDPERKLSLAVFDIDHFKRINDRFGHPVGDEVIKEVGQRAIAALRKHDFVGRIGGEEYGVLLPRTDLQTARTVCERLREAIAGSPIVRNDAIISFTASIGITELCRDDDVDHLLARADSALYDAKTGGRNQVRVAA; encoded by the coding sequence ATGTGGATCGTAAAGCAGATCGTTTCGCGTACTCCTAAATCGGGCTGGCGCGGTTTCTTTCTCATCGGCTGCGTCGTCCTTCTCGCTTTGCTTCTCGCAGGCACGAGCTGGAGTGCGTGGCGATCCTCGATAGAGCGTGCCGCTGCCGACGAACGACAATACAATACCATCGAGGTCCTGTTGGCGACCGGTAGATTGCGGGCCGCAGCACTGCAGCAGATTCGCGGTGGACGGGGATATCTCCTCACAGGGACCCCCCTTTTTCTCGAACCGCATGCCCTTGGCAGGCAAGAGGCCGAGACGGCACAGGTCCAGCTCGCTGAACTAGTCGGAAGCGATAGCGAGCAACAAGCGCGTGTTGAAGCGCTCGCTATACATCTTGCGCATCTGGACGCGGTCAGCGGGTCGATGATCGACAGCATGGGAAAAGGCGAGTCGGGCAATGCGTTGGCCACCATGCGCAGCGGGAGTGACCGCGATGCGATAGAAGCCATACTGCGCACTCTCGACGCGATCGAGGGCGCCGAACGCGCAGCATTGGACACCCAGACCGCGATCGCGCGACAAAGCGCCATAGCCAATGAGCGCTACCAATACCTTCTGGCCATCGCTGGCCTTGGCCTGCTCGTGCTATCGATCCTCGCAACCATCTATGTGCGAAGAGCACTCGATGCCGAGTATGCTGCGCGAAAGCAGCTCAAGCACTTTGCATCGACCGATCCGCTGACGTCCCTGCCCAACCGTCGAGCTTTCATGGAGGCCGCCTCTCAGCATATCAGACAATCGCTAGGCGACCCCGAGCGCAAGCTCAGTCTGGCTGTTTTCGATATCGATCACTTCAAGCGCATCAACGATCGATTCGGCCATCCGGTTGGCGATGAGGTTATCAAGGAGGTCGGCCAGAGGGCGATCGCCGCGCTGCGCAAGCACGATTTTGTCGGCCGGATCGGAGGCGAAGAATACGGTGTCCTCCTCCCACGCACCGACCTTCAGACCGCCCGCACCGTTTGCGAGCGTCTGCGTGAAGCCATTGCCGGTTCGCCGATCGTCCGGAACGACGCGATCATATCGTTCACGGCCAGTATCGGGATCACCGAGCTCTGTCGCGATGACGATGTCGACCACCTTCTGGCCCGCGCGGATTCGGCCCTTTACGACGCGAAAACCGGAGGACGAAACCAGGTCCGTGTCGCAGCCTGA
- a CDS encoding low molecular weight protein-tyrosine-phosphatase, giving the protein MAKHRILFVCLGNICRSPLAEAAFKKAADEAGLDAEVESAGTADYHVGEPPDPRSIQEAERRGIDITGYRGRQLGARDFHEFDFILGMDRSNMTDIARIDPGDGKARIAMLLDLVAGQEGREVADPWYGGPEGFATTWHEVDAGARALLAVLLDETA; this is encoded by the coding sequence ATGGCAAAACATCGCATATTGTTCGTCTGCCTCGGCAATATCTGCCGGTCTCCACTTGCCGAAGCGGCCTTCAAGAAGGCCGCGGACGAAGCCGGGCTGGACGCCGAAGTCGAGAGTGCCGGGACCGCCGACTACCATGTCGGCGAGCCTCCCGACCCGCGCAGCATCCAGGAGGCCGAGCGTCGCGGGATCGACATAACCGGATATCGCGGGCGACAATTGGGCGCGCGCGATTTTCACGAGTTCGATTTCATTCTCGGCATGGACCGATCGAACATGACCGACATCGCTCGCATCGATCCGGGCGACGGCAAGGCCCGGATCGCGATGCTACTCGACCTCGTGGCGGGCCAGGAGGGGCGCGAAGTGGCCGATCCCTGGTATGGCGGACCGGAAGGCTTTGCGACGACATGGCACGAAGTCGATGCCGGTGCCCGCGCCTTGCTCGCGGTACTGCTCGATGAAACGGCTTGA
- a CDS encoding fructosamine kinase family protein → MKRLEDAVERICGTQVAATQPLAGGDISGASRVTLADGPSVVAKHGPLTDREAAMLQAMAQLGAPVPAVLGTMQGWLVMQDVGASQRFDDAAWRSLAHALVPLRGAAQNKSFGWHEDYGFRDIIVRNARRANWVEFWRENRLLCQIAALDVSLARRVEALASRLAGLIPEGPDISLLHGDLWGGNVVWNGTRAWLIDPCAYYGDREVDVAALTVFDNPPAAFFDGLALEPGWQDRLPIYRLWMWLVHVRLFGDSYRAAAERDLDALGF, encoded by the coding sequence ATGAAACGGCTTGAGGACGCCGTAGAGCGTATCTGCGGGACGCAGGTCGCTGCGACCCAGCCCCTCGCAGGGGGCGATATTTCGGGAGCGTCTAGAGTAACGCTGGCAGATGGCCCCAGCGTCGTGGCCAAGCACGGCCCACTGACCGACAGGGAAGCGGCGATGCTTCAGGCCATGGCACAGCTTGGCGCGCCCGTTCCCGCGGTGCTGGGCACGATGCAAGGCTGGCTGGTCATGCAGGATGTGGGAGCCTCGCAGCGGTTCGATGATGCGGCCTGGCGCTCTCTAGCCCATGCCCTTGTCCCGTTGCGGGGCGCCGCGCAGAACAAGAGTTTCGGTTGGCATGAGGACTACGGATTTCGTGATATCATCGTTCGTAACGCGCGCCGTGCCAACTGGGTCGAATTCTGGCGTGAGAACCGCTTGCTGTGCCAAATCGCAGCGCTCGACGTGTCGCTTGCTCGCAGGGTCGAAGCGCTGGCATCGCGCTTGGCGGGCCTGATCCCCGAAGGGCCGGACATCAGCCTGCTCCATGGCGATCTGTGGGGCGGCAATGTCGTCTGGAACGGCACCAGGGCATGGCTGATCGACCCTTGTGCCTATTACGGCGACCGCGAGGTCGATGTGGCCGCGCTCACCGTTTTCGACAATCCGCCCGCTGCGTTCTTCGATGGGCTTGCGCTGGAGCCGGGGTGGCAGGACCGCCTGCCGATCTATCGCCTGTGGATGTGGTTGGTCCACGTCCGCCTGTTCGGCGACAGCTATCGTGCAGCGGCAGAGCGCGATCTCGACGCGCTGGGTTTCTAG
- a CDS encoding succinate dehydrogenase assembly factor 2, translating into MPDLLTFEGRKQRAKFRAWHRGTREADYMIGGFFDRYHANWGEEELAWFEALLEEDDVDVMAWALKTQPAPPRFEGDLMRAMQQLDYVDIPR; encoded by the coding sequence ATGCCCGATCTGCTCACTTTCGAAGGCCGCAAGCAGCGCGCGAAATTCCGCGCCTGGCACCGCGGCACGCGCGAGGCCGATTACATGATCGGCGGTTTCTTCGATCGCTATCATGCCAATTGGGGTGAGGAAGAGCTCGCCTGGTTCGAAGCCCTGCTGGAAGAAGACGATGTCGATGTGATGGCCTGGGCGCTGAAAACGCAGCCCGCACCGCCGCGCTTCGAGGGCGATCTCATGCGCGCGATGCAACAGCTCGATTACGTCGATATTCCGCGTTGA